In a genomic window of Maricaulis maris MCS10:
- a CDS encoding glycosyltransferase family 4 protein codes for MIVLQVIPELEAGGAERTTLEVAEAIVAAGGRALVASQGGRLEGELAQLGGELIRLPVASKNPLTLWSNTQALVRLIRREGVQIVHARSRAPAWSAKWACDRTQARFVTTYHGTYNAKSGLKRRYNSVMARGERVIANSGFIADHVRREHMIDEARLVVIPRGVDLARFDPAIVDVDRVQALAGQWGVAGQVGQAPLLLLPGRLTGWKGQREAIRALAALGDTGTPPPHLLLVGDAQGRDAYVSELDELASSLGVADRVHRVGHCSDMPAALALCDLVLTPSVEPEAFGRTAAEAGAMGRLVIAADHGGAREVVREGETGWRVTPGDPVALASAIRTALTMDRNMHDSMVAAARDHVATHFSTVSLQASTLRVYREVLNSAS; via the coding sequence ATGATCGTTCTTCAGGTGATTCCCGAACTCGAGGCTGGCGGTGCCGAGCGGACAACGCTGGAAGTCGCCGAAGCGATTGTCGCGGCCGGTGGACGGGCGCTGGTCGCCAGCCAGGGTGGGCGGCTTGAGGGCGAGCTGGCGCAACTGGGCGGCGAACTGATCCGCCTGCCGGTCGCCAGCAAGAACCCGCTCACGCTGTGGTCCAATACACAAGCTCTGGTGCGCCTGATCCGGCGCGAGGGTGTGCAGATCGTACATGCCCGCTCGCGCGCGCCGGCGTGGAGCGCGAAATGGGCTTGTGACCGCACCCAAGCCCGTTTCGTCACCACATATCATGGCACCTACAACGCGAAATCGGGCCTCAAACGACGCTATAATTCGGTGATGGCTCGGGGAGAGCGGGTGATCGCGAATTCCGGCTTCATTGCCGACCATGTCCGGCGCGAACACATGATTGATGAGGCCCGGCTGGTTGTCATCCCGCGCGGCGTCGACCTGGCCCGCTTTGATCCAGCCATTGTCGATGTCGACCGTGTCCAGGCACTGGCCGGGCAATGGGGCGTTGCCGGACAGGTCGGCCAGGCTCCGCTTTTATTGCTTCCGGGCCGGCTGACCGGCTGGAAAGGACAGCGTGAGGCCATCCGCGCGCTTGCCGCGCTTGGTGATACCGGGACGCCTCCGCCTCACCTGTTGCTGGTCGGCGACGCGCAGGGCCGAGATGCCTATGTCAGCGAGCTTGATGAGCTGGCGTCGTCGCTGGGCGTGGCGGACCGGGTCCACCGGGTCGGGCATTGCAGCGACATGCCGGCGGCACTGGCCTTGTGTGATCTGGTGCTGACACCGTCGGTGGAACCCGAGGCCTTTGGCCGGACGGCGGCCGAAGCTGGCGCGATGGGTCGGTTGGTCATTGCGGCTGATCACGGCGGGGCCCGCGAAGTGGTTCGCGAGGGTGAAACCGGCTGGCGGGTCACCCCCGGCGATCCGGTAGCTTTGGCCTCCGCGATCAGGACCGCATTGACGATGGACCGGAATATGCATGACAGCATGGTCGCAGCCGCCCGCGACCACGTCGCGACGCATTTTTCTACCGTCTCCCTGCAAGCTTCGACTTTGCGGGTCTATCGTGAGGTCCTAAACTCAGCGTCATGA
- a CDS encoding glycosyltransferase family 9 protein yields the protein MTEPQRDITYILHWGDLTSTVRMLAAAKTIRDTFRRDRIILLTTPDYESFLKHCPWFNAIETDACPDTRPMVGLRDKRIKLAKPVRVFDLVGSADSRKIKGNFRFSKCKWFDIAARAEGAGHPVDAMAGALNDALGQGPTFYPLGGAPSPDASWVDFLAKQSRMLDPEYFGLNGPFALLAPAGESVKPALRWPKEKWAALAHELLQSGITPALIGGPDTRDVGRHVSQVAPGARDLTGKAKLPQLAGLARRTNFVFSEDTPLVHLLTAAGAPALALYGNTDDPAPIAPRGSAPVILMHAVTLAQVTPEEAIAAMRFAGGFDRAPAAA from the coding sequence ATGACCGAGCCGCAGCGCGACATAACCTATATCCTTCACTGGGGTGACCTCACCTCGACGGTGCGCATGCTCGCGGCCGCGAAGACCATTCGCGACACTTTCCGCCGCGACCGCATCATCCTGCTGACCACGCCGGACTATGAGAGCTTTCTCAAGCATTGCCCGTGGTTCAACGCGATCGAGACCGATGCATGTCCCGATACGCGTCCGATGGTCGGGCTGCGTGACAAGCGGATCAAGCTGGCCAAGCCGGTGCGGGTGTTCGACCTCGTCGGCAGCGCCGACTCGCGCAAGATCAAGGGCAATTTCCGCTTTTCGAAATGCAAATGGTTCGACATTGCTGCCCGCGCCGAAGGGGCCGGGCATCCGGTCGATGCCATGGCGGGGGCTCTCAATGATGCCCTGGGGCAGGGCCCGACCTTCTACCCGCTGGGCGGCGCGCCGTCGCCGGATGCCAGCTGGGTTGATTTCCTGGCCAAGCAGTCGCGCATGCTCGACCCGGAATATTTCGGGCTCAATGGGCCGTTCGCCTTGCTCGCGCCTGCCGGCGAGAGCGTCAAACCGGCACTGAGATGGCCGAAAGAGAAGTGGGCGGCGCTGGCGCACGAACTCCTTCAATCCGGCATTACGCCGGCCCTGATCGGTGGACCGGACACACGCGATGTGGGGCGCCATGTCTCGCAAGTCGCCCCTGGCGCGCGGGACCTGACCGGCAAGGCCAAGCTTCCGCAGCTGGCCGGGCTGGCCCGGCGGACGAATTTCGTCTTTTCCGAAGACACACCGCTGGTCCATTTGCTGACGGCCGCCGGGGCTCCGGCTCTGGCGCTGTATGGCAATACTGATGACCCGGCACCGATCGCACCGCGCGGGTCGGCACCGGTGATCCTGATGCATGCGGTCACGCTGGCCCAGGTCACACCGGAAGAGGCGATCGCCGCGATGCGTTTCGCGGGTGGTTTCGATCGGGCTCCGGCCGCCGCGTGA
- the infC gene encoding translation initiation factor IF-3, with protein MARRPHAAQPPKKEGPRINRDIRVPRVLLIDETGEKQGIMPTEAALEAAEQAGLDLVEVSPNADPPVCKIVDYGKLKYQDQKKKAEAKKKQKTVEIKEIKMRPNIDIHDYQVKTKAMHRFFEAGDKVKVTLRFRGREMAHQNRGMDIMNRVKEDFDEVAKVEFEPKLEGRLMVMVMAPR; from the coding sequence ATAGCCCGTAGACCGCACGCTGCGCAACCGCCCAAAAAAGAGGGCCCGCGCATTAACCGGGATATCCGCGTACCGCGGGTGCTCCTGATCGACGAAACTGGTGAGAAGCAAGGCATTATGCCGACGGAAGCGGCCCTTGAGGCCGCCGAACAGGCTGGGCTCGACCTCGTTGAAGTGTCGCCGAATGCCGATCCGCCAGTTTGCAAGATCGTCGATTATGGCAAGCTGAAATACCAGGATCAGAAGAAAAAGGCCGAGGCCAAGAAGAAGCAGAAGACCGTCGAGATCAAAGAGATCAAGATGCGTCCGAACATCGATATCCATGACTACCAGGTGAAAACCAAGGCCATGCATCGCTTCTTCGAGGCCGGTGACAAGGTCAAGGTGACCCTGCGTTTCCGGGGCCGTGAAATGGCTCACCAGAACCGCGGCATGGACATCATGAATCGCGTCAAGGAAGACTTCGACGAAGTGGCCAAGGTCGAGTTCGAGCCCAAGCTCGAAGGTCGCCTGATGGTCATGGTGATGGCACCGCGTTAA
- a CDS encoding MFS transporter, which yields MLTPSLSIFAIQPYRHYWIMRQLLSAARQMQAVAIGWQVYDVARQTRSVEESALMLGFVGLAMFAPVFFLSLLGGQAADRLDRKLILIVTNLIRVACAIALAISPFQSGPVTLVIVFSAATFLGVTHAFSPAASSALMARIVPRDDMRQAIAWNSLGFQVAAIGGPAVGGLLYIIGPSTVYLVSAVMLVVATVVIATARTPKHEKLEGHRGLSMVIEGLRYVRDNKVVLGAISLDLVVVLFGGVTALLPVFARDVLHTDTVGLGLLRTAPAIGAGLIAFLLAVRPLTRRIGIWMLGAIGVYGVAMIGFALSEVLILSMIALAVTGAADMISVFIRQSIIQLATPIGMRGRVSAVEFIFISASNELGEFESGVAARFMGPIGAVLLGGGMALVTAAAWFRLFPQLAKTDALDQIDEEPAKPSA from the coding sequence GTGCTCACGCCTTCCCTGTCGATTTTCGCTATTCAGCCTTACCGGCATTACTGGATCATGCGGCAATTATTGTCGGCAGCCCGGCAGATGCAGGCGGTCGCGATCGGCTGGCAGGTCTATGACGTAGCGCGCCAGACCCGCTCGGTTGAGGAATCGGCCTTGATGCTGGGGTTTGTCGGCCTGGCCATGTTTGCGCCGGTATTCTTCCTGTCCCTGCTGGGCGGACAGGCCGCCGACCGGCTCGACCGCAAGCTGATCCTGATCGTCACCAACCTGATCCGGGTCGCCTGCGCCATCGCCCTCGCCATCAGCCCCTTCCAATCCGGACCGGTGACGCTGGTCATCGTCTTTTCGGCTGCCACCTTTCTCGGCGTGACCCATGCCTTCTCTCCCGCCGCTTCCAGCGCCCTGATGGCGCGGATTGTGCCACGCGATGACATGCGCCAGGCCATTGCCTGGAATTCGCTGGGCTTCCAGGTCGCAGCAATCGGGGGCCCGGCGGTGGGTGGCCTGCTCTATATTATCGGACCGAGCACGGTCTATCTGGTCAGCGCCGTCATGCTGGTTGTCGCGACCGTGGTGATCGCGACAGCGAGAACGCCGAAGCACGAAAAGCTGGAAGGTCATCGCGGCCTGTCGATGGTGATCGAAGGCCTGCGCTATGTGCGCGACAACAAGGTCGTGCTGGGCGCAATCTCGCTTGATCTGGTGGTGGTCCTGTTCGGCGGCGTGACAGCGCTTCTGCCCGTTTTCGCGCGCGACGTTTTACACACCGACACGGTAGGTCTGGGCTTGTTGCGGACCGCGCCGGCCATCGGTGCCGGGCTGATTGCCTTCCTGCTGGCCGTGCGACCGCTGACCCGCAGGATCGGCATCTGGATGCTGGGGGCTATCGGCGTCTACGGTGTCGCCATGATCGGCTTTGCCCTGTCGGAGGTATTGATCCTGTCGATGATCGCCCTCGCCGTGACCGGGGCCGCCGACATGATCTCGGTCTTCATCCGCCAGTCCATCATCCAGCTGGCAACGCCGATTGGCATGCGCGGCCGGGTTTCGGCGGTGGAGTTCATCTTCATCTCGGCTTCGAACGAGCTGGGCGAGTTCGAGTCCGGTGTTGCCGCCCGCTTCATGGGCCCCATTGGCGCGGTCCTGCTCGGCGGTGGCATGGCGCTGGTCACCGCCGCCGCCTGGTTCCGGCTCTTCCCGCAACTGGCGAAGACCGACGCGCTGGACCAGATCGACGAAGAGCCGGCAAAACCGTCTGCCTGA
- a CDS encoding peptidase S1 yields MISETKHVQLTGEAMVFRDTARAGAILMGLWHSAQIAVTVLAVTAGSGEAWGEGDGSGDSLYLSAGFTPDPKTIDLQLDGRIDAAIEVSEACHGFISGEEPDVSVYYNAGPFPLILSADSDEDMTLVVNAPDGQWYCDDDSGSGLNPSIRFGEPVSGNYEIWVGRYLGPGPATVRLSISELYSE; encoded by the coding sequence ATGATATCCGAAACAAAGCATGTTCAACTGACAGGCGAAGCAATGGTGTTTCGCGATACCGCCCGAGCAGGAGCCATATTGATGGGTCTTTGGCATTCCGCCCAGATTGCAGTGACCGTACTGGCCGTGACGGCCGGGTCGGGCGAGGCGTGGGGTGAGGGTGATGGGTCGGGCGACAGTCTCTACCTGTCGGCCGGTTTCACGCCGGACCCCAAGACCATCGATCTCCAGCTCGACGGCCGCATCGATGCCGCCATTGAGGTATCGGAGGCCTGCCACGGTTTCATCAGCGGCGAAGAGCCGGATGTCTCCGTCTATTATAATGCCGGGCCATTCCCGCTTATCCTGTCGGCGGATTCCGACGAGGACATGACGCTGGTCGTCAATGCGCCGGACGGTCAATGGTATTGCGATGACGACAGCGGCAGCGGCCTCAATCCGTCGATCCGCTTTGGCGAGCCGGTATCGGGTAATTACGAGATCTGGGTCGGCCGCTATCTCGGGCCCGGGCCGGCAACGGTCCGCCTGTCGATTTCCGAACTTTACAGCGAGTGA
- a CDS encoding MerC domain-containing protein has protein sequence MPLHRHIADNQGKLDATGVGLSALCIAHCLFLPAAAAATPMLAPEAGELLGLSHDWHLLLLAIAAPVSLVGLGWSVRTTRAGWPIFVIGLVGLSIMALGASHVFSTTIETVLTLTGVIVLAGAHFANWRTRARAGHVHERDCGLCDDHSH, from the coding sequence ATGCCTCTTCACCGTCACATCGCCGACAACCAGGGCAAGCTCGACGCCACCGGCGTCGGCCTGTCCGCCTTGTGCATCGCCCACTGCCTGTTCCTGCCGGCTGCCGCGGCGGCGACGCCGATGCTGGCGCCCGAGGCCGGTGAATTGTTGGGCCTGAGCCATGACTGGCATCTCCTGCTGCTCGCCATCGCGGCGCCTGTCTCGCTGGTCGGCCTGGGCTGGAGCGTGCGGACGACCCGCGCCGGATGGCCGATCTTCGTGATTGGCCTGGTCGGACTGTCGATCATGGCGCTGGGGGCTTCGCATGTATTCTCGACGACGATCGAGACCGTGCTGACGCTGACCGGCGTGATCGTGCTCGCCGGGGCTCATTTCGCCAATTGGCGGACGCGCGCCCGAGCCGGGCATGTGCATGAGCGCGACTGCGGGCTGTGTGACGATCATTCGCACTGA
- the rpmI gene encoding 50S ribosomal protein L35 → MSKMKTKSGAKKRFKLTASGKVKAGQAGKRHGMIKRTPKQIRNKRGQVTLSPQDAKIVKKYLPNGL, encoded by the coding sequence ATGTCGAAGATGAAGACGAAGAGCGGCGCCAAAAAGCGCTTCAAGCTCACTGCCTCGGGTAAGGTGAAGGCCGGTCAAGCCGGCAAGCGCCATGGCATGATCAAGCGGACTCCCAAGCAGATCCGCAACAAACGCGGCCAGGTGACCCTGTCACCCCAGGACGCCAAGATCGTGAAAAAATACCTCCCGAACGGCCTTTAA
- the rplT gene encoding 50S ribosomal protein L20, with the protein MSRVTSGPATAKRHKSVIKKAKGYYGRRKNTFRVAVQAVEKAGQYAYRDRRAKKRNFRALWIQRINAGARQHEMSYSVFMNGLTKAGIEVDRKVLADIAMHEPDAFKALVDQARAALG; encoded by the coding sequence ATGTCTCGAGTTACATCCGGACCGGCGACCGCTAAACGCCACAAGTCAGTCATCAAGAAAGCCAAGGGCTATTACGGCCGCCGCAAGAATACCTTCCGCGTTGCCGTCCAGGCCGTGGAAAAGGCCGGCCAGTACGCCTATCGCGACCGTCGCGCCAAGAAGCGCAATTTCCGCGCCCTGTGGATCCAGCGCATCAATGCCGGCGCCCGCCAGCACGAGATGAGCTATTCGGTCTTCATGAACGGCCTCACCAAGGCCGGCATCGAAGTCGACCGCAAGGTCCTCGCCGACATCGCCATGCACGAGCCGGACGCCTTCAAGGCCCTGGTCGACCAGGCCCGCGCGGCTCTGGGCTAA
- the pheS gene encoding phenylalanine--tRNA ligase subunit alpha, with amino-acid sequence MTDTSNLDTLEAEVRSQIDGATDEAGLDAVRVAALGKKGSVSLMMRELGKMSPEERQVMGPALNGLKTRLNDVIEARKADLEAAALNAALASETVDVTLPVRPEPKGSLHPITQVMEELAVIFADMGFAVAEGPDVETDFHNFTALNFPEGHPARDTQDTFFMKPDAEGMRKVLRTHTSPVQIRTMLEGKTPIRIIAPGRVYRCDWDQTHTPMFHQVEGLVIDKETHMGHLKGTLMDFIAAFFETDQVEAQFRPHHFPFTEPSAEMDVRYERVGDAVKVGSGDKWMEILGCGMVHPNVIRNCGLDPDEYQGFAFGMGVDRLAMLKYGAPDLRDFFNSDVRWMAHYGFSPLLQANLATGLS; translated from the coding sequence ATGACTGACACTTCCAATCTCGACACGCTTGAAGCCGAGGTCCGCAGCCAGATCGATGGCGCGACCGATGAGGCCGGGCTGGACGCAGTTCGCGTTGCGGCGCTGGGCAAGAAGGGCTCGGTGTCGTTGATGATGCGCGAGCTGGGCAAGATGAGCCCGGAAGAACGTCAGGTGATGGGCCCGGCGCTCAACGGTCTCAAGACCCGGCTCAATGATGTTATCGAGGCGCGCAAGGCGGACCTCGAGGCCGCGGCCCTGAATGCGGCGCTGGCGTCGGAGACGGTCGATGTCACCCTGCCGGTGCGGCCGGAACCGAAGGGCTCCCTTCACCCGATCACCCAGGTGATGGAAGAGCTGGCGGTGATCTTCGCCGATATGGGCTTTGCCGTCGCAGAAGGGCCGGACGTGGAAACCGATTTCCACAATTTCACCGCCCTCAATTTCCCCGAAGGTCACCCGGCCCGCGACACCCAGGACACCTTCTTCATGAAGCCGGACGCTGAGGGCATGCGCAAGGTTCTGCGTACCCACACCTCGCCGGTGCAGATCCGCACCATGCTGGAAGGCAAGACCCCGATCCGCATCATCGCGCCGGGTCGTGTCTATCGCTGCGACTGGGACCAGACCCACACGCCCATGTTCCACCAGGTCGAGGGCCTGGTGATCGACAAGGAAACCCATATGGGTCACCTCAAGGGCACGCTGATGGATTTCATCGCCGCCTTCTTCGAGACCGACCAGGTGGAAGCGCAATTCCGTCCGCACCATTTCCCCTTCACCGAACCGTCGGCGGAGATGGATGTGCGTTATGAGCGAGTCGGCGATGCGGTGAAAGTCGGATCCGGCGACAAGTGGATGGAAATCCTCGGCTGCGGCATGGTCCACCCGAATGTCATCCGCAATTGCGGCCTCGACCCGGACGAATACCAGGGCTTCGCCTTCGGCATGGGCGTCGACCGTCTCGCCATGCTCAAATACGGCGCCCCCGACCTGCGCGATTTCTTCAACTCCGACGTCCGCTGGATGGCGCATTACGGCTTCAGCCCGCTGCTGCAGGCGAACCTGGCGACGGGTCTGAGCTGA
- the pheT gene encoding phenylalanine--tRNA ligase subunit beta codes for MKFPLSWLKYHLETEATLDEIAEAMTMAGLEIEHIDNPLEKFAAFTVCHVTHAEKHPDADKLKVCTVETVDGTKQIVCGAPNARTGMYAIYAPLGAYIPGLDFALDKKPRKIRGVESHGMMCSAKELELGEDHDGIIDLPEPFDVGTPAVVALGQADPVLDFEVTPNRPDWLGVRGIARDLAATGIGTLKTHDIAEIPGSFPCPVKIELDWSEACPVYAGRVIRGVTNGESPDWLKKAIKAIGLRPINFLADMTNMISVDRCRPLHVYDLAKLDGPIRARRGRGEADRFEALDNKEYVPGEDQCVIADDARCLGFGGIMGGTWSGVTSETTDVFIESAWFEPLITRATAKATGIDSDAKYRFERGVDPASPRAGIEQATELVLKYCGGEASEVIVAGETPAAPADIDFPITEVKRLTGLDLPRAEIIRILETLGFVPSGEGDVLTVGVPSWRMDCTQKADLVEEVARIHGYDKLDAVSLPRPPVRREAPATVMQLRARHARRALAGRGYSESVTWSFCNTQQAKLFGGHGDGLELENPISSELDVMRPTALIHLLTALQANADRGQDDARLFEVGPIYLDDSDKGQKLVATGVRRVEAGRHWAGTRQPDIFDAKADALAALAAAGAPVDNLQVVAEARDWWHPGRSGVLRLGPKNVMAEFGEIHPAVLKALDIDGRVLAFEIVLDAIPQPKKASGLKARTPLERADLTPVTRDFAFLADKSVAADTLVRAAKGADKQMITNVSVFDVYDGKGVPEGQVSLAIEVTLQPRDKTLTEKEIEAIAAGIVAKVEKATGASLRS; via the coding sequence ATGAAATTCCCGCTTTCCTGGCTGAAATACCACCTCGAGACCGAGGCCACGCTGGATGAGATCGCCGAGGCGATGACCATGGCCGGTCTGGAGATCGAGCATATCGACAACCCGCTGGAGAAATTCGCGGCCTTCACGGTCTGCCATGTCACGCATGCGGAAAAACATCCCGACGCCGACAAGCTGAAAGTGTGCACGGTGGAGACGGTCGACGGCACCAAGCAGATTGTCTGCGGCGCGCCCAATGCGCGGACCGGGATGTATGCGATCTACGCGCCGCTGGGGGCTTACATCCCCGGCCTCGATTTCGCCCTCGACAAGAAGCCGCGCAAGATCCGCGGTGTTGAGAGCCATGGCATGATGTGCTCGGCCAAGGAGCTCGAGCTCGGCGAGGATCATGACGGCATCATCGATCTGCCCGAGCCCTTCGATGTCGGCACGCCGGCGGTGGTCGCGCTCGGCCAGGCCGATCCCGTGCTGGATTTCGAAGTCACGCCCAACCGTCCCGACTGGCTGGGTGTGCGCGGCATTGCCCGCGACCTCGCCGCGACCGGGATTGGCACGCTGAAAACGCACGACATCGCCGAGATCCCCGGCAGCTTTCCCTGTCCGGTCAAGATCGAGCTGGACTGGTCGGAAGCCTGTCCGGTCTATGCCGGCCGTGTCATTCGGGGTGTCACCAATGGTGAAAGCCCGGACTGGCTGAAAAAGGCGATCAAGGCGATCGGCCTGCGTCCGATCAATTTCCTCGCCGACATGACCAACATGATCTCGGTCGACCGCTGCCGTCCGCTGCATGTCTATGACCTGGCCAAGCTGGACGGCCCGATCCGGGCCCGTCGCGGTCGCGGTGAGGCGGACCGTTTCGAGGCGCTCGACAACAAGGAATACGTGCCGGGCGAGGACCAGTGCGTCATTGCCGATGATGCCCGCTGCCTGGGCTTTGGCGGTATCATGGGCGGCACCTGGTCCGGCGTGACGTCCGAAACCACCGATGTCTTCATCGAAAGCGCCTGGTTCGAACCGCTGATCACACGCGCGACCGCCAAGGCGACCGGGATCGACAGTGACGCCAAATACCGTTTCGAGCGCGGCGTCGACCCGGCCTCTCCACGCGCCGGTATCGAACAGGCGACCGAGCTGGTGCTGAAATATTGCGGCGGTGAGGCGTCCGAGGTGATTGTCGCCGGTGAAACACCGGCCGCGCCCGCTGATATCGATTTCCCAATCACCGAGGTCAAGCGCCTGACCGGGCTCGACCTGCCACGCGCCGAGATCATCCGCATCCTGGAAACCCTGGGCTTTGTGCCATCAGGCGAGGGGGATGTCCTCACCGTCGGCGTGCCGAGCTGGCGCATGGATTGTACCCAGAAGGCCGATCTGGTCGAAGAGGTCGCCCGCATTCACGGCTATGACAAGCTGGACGCCGTCTCCCTGCCGCGCCCGCCCGTACGCCGCGAGGCGCCGGCCACGGTGATGCAGCTGCGCGCCCGCCATGCCCGCCGTGCACTCGCCGGTCGGGGCTATTCGGAATCTGTCACCTGGTCCTTCTGCAATACGCAGCAGGCCAAGCTGTTTGGCGGTCATGGCGACGGGCTGGAACTGGAAAACCCGATCTCCTCCGAGCTCGACGTGATGCGCCCGACGGCGCTGATCCACCTTCTCACCGCGCTGCAGGCCAATGCCGATCGCGGTCAGGATGATGCGCGCCTGTTCGAGGTCGGACCGATCTATCTCGACGACAGCGACAAGGGCCAGAAACTGGTCGCGACCGGCGTGCGCCGGGTCGAGGCCGGCCGCCATTGGGCCGGCACGCGCCAGCCGGACATTTTCGACGCCAAGGCCGATGCTCTGGCGGCACTGGCCGCGGCCGGCGCGCCGGTCGACAATCTGCAGGTCGTGGCCGAGGCGCGTGACTGGTGGCATCCGGGTCGTTCCGGCGTGCTGCGTCTGGGTCCCAAGAATGTCATGGCCGAGTTCGGCGAGATCCATCCGGCTGTCCTCAAGGCGCTCGATATTGATGGTCGGGTCCTGGCCTTTGAAATCGTGCTCGACGCCATTCCGCAGCCCAAGAAGGCTTCCGGCCTCAAGGCCCGCACCCCGCTCGAGCGCGCCGACCTGACGCCGGTCACCCGCGACTTTGCCTTCCTGGCCGACAAGTCCGTCGCCGCCGACACGCTGGTCCGCGCCGCCAAGGGCGCCGACAAGCAGATGATCACCAATGTCTCGGTGTTCGACGTCTATGACGGCAAGGGCGTGCCGGAGGGGCAGGTCTCCCTAGCCATCGAGGTCACCCTGCAGCCGCGCGACAAGACACTGACCGAAAAAGAGATCGAGGCGATCGCCGCTGGCATTGTGGCCAAGGTCGAGAAGGCCACCGGCGCCAGCCTGCGCAGCTGA
- a CDS encoding nucleotidyltransferase family protein translates to MTGDASGWTVPPEADQSAFVIDAVMADPLARIVLERAHGLDLPDWALMAGAVYKAVWNVQTGRPGGHGINDYDLGYFDASDLGAAAEAAVVGPAEARFADLPVPVEVCNQARVHIWFNEAYGTRRDPLVDTNDALRHFASLTHAVAIRLDGDGQPELLAPFGLAAVFSRTIRPTPDLAGPEAWNRKIAEQSRLWPELDFLAAPV, encoded by the coding sequence ATGACCGGTGACGCATCCGGCTGGACTGTTCCGCCCGAAGCGGACCAGTCGGCCTTTGTGATCGATGCGGTGATGGCCGACCCGTTGGCCCGCATCGTTCTGGAACGGGCGCATGGCCTTGATCTTCCCGATTGGGCCCTGATGGCGGGTGCGGTCTACAAGGCGGTGTGGAATGTCCAGACCGGGCGACCCGGCGGGCATGGCATCAATGACTATGATCTCGGCTATTTTGATGCGTCTGATCTGGGTGCAGCGGCCGAGGCGGCGGTGGTCGGTCCCGCCGAAGCGCGCTTTGCTGACCTGCCTGTACCGGTCGAGGTCTGCAATCAGGCCCGCGTGCATATCTGGTTCAACGAGGCCTATGGCACCCGGCGTGACCCATTGGTCGACACCAATGATGCGCTTCGTCATTTTGCTTCCCTGACCCATGCGGTGGCGATCCGGCTGGACGGGGACGGTCAACCGGAATTGCTGGCGCCCTTCGGACTCGCTGCCGTGTTCTCGCGCACGATTCGCCCCACGCCCGATCTCGCCGGCCCTGAGGCCTGGAATCGCAAGATTGCCGAACAGTCGCGGCTCTGGCCCGAGCTCGATTTCCTTGCCGCTCCCGTGTGA